From the Oleiharenicola lentus genome, one window contains:
- a CDS encoding Gfo/Idh/MocA family oxidoreductase has translation MLPAPSFVTANFVARPLGYRMAKGWAQGDQATNDWFAPLETFEARFDALLAEIKALGFASIDLWCAHLHWRWATVHHLETAKQLLAKHGLVVRSYPAWVMGGAADLRAACRLCAELDIPYFVGHCQLFAENRAAAIAILREFGVGYAIENHPEKSSAEMLARLGDGDEEVVGLALDTGWCGTAQWDAFAAVRELAPRMFAIHLKDVKPRRVSRTGLEFVDMGHETCRLGDGIVPIRAIVGYLKTFGFRGSIGIEHEPETYNPSNEILESRERVEQWWSDMQIRETVPPLRVAVVGCGNIAGQYGEALKRSPEIKILGAQDLDPARAQGWTDKFGGHAYTSIDEVLADPQVEAVINLTIQQAHVEVVTRCLEAGKHVHSEKPLAPTYADAKKLVDLATARGLRLSCAPVTWLGEAQQTAWKLIRDYRIGTPRVAYVAVDWGRIENWHPNPKPFYAVGPVFDVAVYPISLLTAWFGPVRKVTAGGALLLPERWGMDGRPFSITTEDWTAAILQFANGLQVRLTANFYVLNATQWQATLDLHGDDGSLSTEWFTATAPVRLCRNGGAYRRMPLLRQPAGTGRWFVDWAAGVVGLWEGLRSKTPHPTTGAHAAHVVEVMESVHRSLREGRTIHLTSDFHPPSPLPWAK, from the coding sequence ATGTTACCCGCCCCTTCTTTCGTCACCGCCAACTTTGTCGCGCGTCCGCTGGGCTATCGCATGGCCAAGGGTTGGGCGCAGGGCGATCAGGCCACCAACGACTGGTTTGCACCGCTGGAAACCTTCGAGGCGCGCTTCGACGCGCTTCTGGCCGAGATCAAGGCGCTGGGCTTCGCTTCGATCGATCTTTGGTGCGCCCACCTGCACTGGCGCTGGGCCACGGTCCATCACCTGGAAACGGCAAAGCAGCTGCTCGCCAAGCACGGCCTGGTCGTCCGCAGCTATCCCGCGTGGGTGATGGGCGGAGCCGCCGACCTGCGGGCGGCGTGCCGGCTCTGCGCGGAGTTGGACATCCCGTATTTCGTCGGCCACTGCCAGCTGTTCGCTGAAAACCGCGCCGCCGCGATCGCGATTCTGCGGGAGTTCGGGGTCGGCTACGCGATCGAGAACCATCCGGAAAAATCCTCGGCCGAAATGCTGGCCCGCTTGGGCGACGGCGACGAGGAAGTCGTCGGCCTCGCCCTCGACACCGGCTGGTGCGGGACCGCGCAATGGGACGCCTTCGCCGCCGTGCGGGAACTGGCGCCGCGGATGTTTGCCATCCATCTCAAGGATGTGAAACCGCGCCGGGTCTCACGCACCGGCCTGGAATTTGTGGACATGGGTCACGAGACCTGCCGCCTCGGCGACGGCATCGTGCCGATCCGCGCGATTGTCGGTTATCTGAAGACCTTCGGCTTTCGCGGCTCGATCGGCATCGAGCACGAGCCAGAAACCTACAATCCAAGCAACGAGATCCTGGAAAGCCGGGAGCGGGTGGAGCAGTGGTGGTCCGACATGCAGATCCGGGAAACGGTCCCGCCGCTGCGCGTGGCGGTGGTCGGCTGCGGCAACATCGCGGGCCAGTATGGCGAGGCGTTGAAGCGCTCGCCGGAGATCAAGATTCTCGGGGCGCAGGACCTCGACCCGGCCCGGGCGCAGGGTTGGACGGACAAGTTCGGCGGCCATGCCTACACGTCGATCGACGAAGTGCTGGCTGATCCGCAGGTCGAGGCCGTCATCAATCTCACGATTCAGCAGGCCCACGTCGAGGTCGTCACACGCTGCCTCGAGGCGGGCAAACACGTGCATTCCGAAAAGCCGCTGGCCCCGACCTACGCCGACGCGAAGAAGCTCGTGGACCTGGCCACCGCGCGTGGACTGCGCCTGAGCTGCGCGCCGGTCACCTGGCTGGGCGAAGCGCAGCAGACGGCGTGGAAACTGATCCGGGATTACCGGATCGGCACGCCGCGTGTGGCCTATGTTGCGGTGGACTGGGGGCGCATCGAGAACTGGCATCCCAATCCCAAACCCTTCTACGCCGTGGGTCCGGTGTTCGATGTGGCCGTTTACCCCATCTCGCTCCTCACCGCCTGGTTTGGACCGGTGCGCAAAGTCACGGCCGGCGGCGCGCTGCTGCTCCCGGAACGCTGGGGCATGGACGGACGGCCATTTTCCATCACCACCGAGGACTGGACCGCCGCAATCCTGCAGTTTGCCAACGGCCTCCAGGTGCGGCTGACCGCCAATTTCTACGTGCTGAATGCCACGCAATGGCAGGCCACGCTGGATCTGCACGGCGACGACGGGTCGCTCAGCACCGAATGGTTTACGGCCACGGCTCCGGTGCGGCTTTGCCGCAACGGCGGCGCCTACCGGCGCATGCCGCTTCTGCGCCAACCGGCCGGCACGGGACGCTGGTTTGTGGACTGGGCCGCGGGGGTGGTCGGGCTGTGGGAGGGACTGCGCAGCAAGACGCCGCATCCGACCACCGGTGCGCACGCGGCGCATGTCGTCGAAGTCATGGAGTCCGTGCACCGCTCACTCCGCGAAGGGCGGACCATCCACCTCACCAGCGATTTTCATCCGCCCAGCCCGCTGCCGTGGGCGAAGTGA
- a CDS encoding MFS transporter, producing the protein MSSSPANAPSAAGHLRWSICGLLFFSVAVNYIHRLTIGILKDPLSQSLGWSESDYGNIAAAFSFAYAFGYLLGGRMLDRWGVKRGLPIFVFLWSLAATAHGLCGLLDPAQQIEFRYPWFSLTQGGLVWGTFAAPLTVLGFIGARIALGLTQGGNFPGAIKTVAEWFPVRERALATGWFNTGSNVGAVICPLVVQWMYGRWGWQTTFYVTGLLGFVWVAVWLWLYESPARHPRLSPAELAAIREDQPAQEEPKVSVPWLTLLRHRAVWAYVLASIFAGPAWGFYQFFLPDFLKKAFQLNLSGTAVWTSVFFFLAAAGGVTGGWFAGKLLARGWSVNSARKTALLACALAVVPVCLAPFAGSPLLAVIIVGLAGSAHQGWSANLFSVVSDTMPRHAISSVVGLGGFMAYFTGGFVNGITGQILQKTGSYVPVFLYFSGMYLLSLLLIQVLVPRIGRPAAQPA; encoded by the coding sequence ATGTCTTCCTCCCCTGCCAACGCTCCCTCCGCTGCCGGTCATTTGCGCTGGAGCATTTGCGGCCTGCTTTTCTTCTCCGTCGCCGTAAACTATATCCATCGGCTGACCATCGGCATCCTCAAGGACCCGTTGAGCCAGAGTCTCGGCTGGAGCGAGTCCGACTACGGCAACATCGCGGCCGCCTTTTCCTTCGCCTATGCTTTTGGCTATCTGCTCGGCGGGCGGATGCTCGACCGCTGGGGCGTGAAGCGCGGACTGCCGATCTTCGTCTTTCTCTGGAGCCTCGCCGCCACGGCCCACGGCCTGTGCGGTCTGCTCGATCCCGCGCAGCAGATCGAATTCCGCTATCCCTGGTTTTCCCTGACCCAGGGTGGGCTGGTCTGGGGCACCTTTGCCGCGCCGCTCACGGTGCTGGGCTTCATCGGGGCGCGCATCGCGCTCGGGCTCACGCAGGGCGGAAATTTCCCGGGCGCGATCAAGACGGTGGCGGAGTGGTTTCCGGTTCGCGAACGCGCACTCGCCACGGGCTGGTTCAACACCGGCTCCAACGTCGGCGCGGTGATCTGCCCGCTGGTTGTCCAATGGATGTATGGCCGCTGGGGCTGGCAGACGACCTTCTACGTCACGGGCCTGCTCGGCTTCGTCTGGGTGGCCGTGTGGCTGTGGCTCTACGAAAGTCCCGCCCGCCACCCGCGCCTCTCGCCGGCGGAACTTGCGGCCATCCGCGAGGATCAGCCCGCGCAGGAGGAACCCAAGGTCAGCGTGCCCTGGCTGACGCTGTTGCGCCATCGCGCCGTGTGGGCCTACGTGCTCGCCAGCATTTTTGCCGGCCCCGCCTGGGGTTTCTACCAGTTCTTTCTCCCGGATTTCCTGAAGAAGGCCTTCCAGCTGAATCTTAGCGGTACCGCGGTCTGGACCAGCGTGTTTTTCTTTCTCGCCGCGGCCGGCGGCGTGACCGGCGGCTGGTTCGCCGGCAAATTGCTTGCGCGCGGCTGGAGCGTGAACTCTGCCCGCAAAACCGCTCTGCTGGCCTGCGCGCTCGCCGTCGTGCCGGTGTGTCTCGCGCCCTTTGCCGGCAGCCCGCTGCTCGCGGTGATCATCGTCGGCCTGGCGGGCTCCGCCCACCAGGGCTGGTCCGCCAATCTCTTCAGCGTCGTGTCCGACACCATGCCGCGCCACGCCATCAGTTCCGTCGTCGGCCTCGGCGGCTTCATGGCCTACTTCACCGGCGGCTTCGTCAACGGCATCACTGGCCAGATTCTCCAAAAAACCGGCAGCTACGTCCCCGTGTTTCTCTATTTTTCCGGCATGTATCTGCTCTCGCTGCTGCTGATCCAGGTGCTCGTCCCCAGAATCGGACGCCCAGCCGCCCAACCGGCGTGA
- a CDS encoding glycoside hydrolase family 43 protein translates to MSSPAWQPDCGDGNYRNPILHADYSDPDAVRVGDDFYLVSSSFNSAPALPVLHSRDLVNWRIINHALPRLVPADHFSVPRHGQGVWAPSIRHHAGKFWIYYPDPDFGIYVITAEDPAGRWSDPVLVKGGKGLIDPCPLWDEDGRVWLVHAWARSRAGIKNRITLLRLSADGLGVAEDLGVIIDGAKVPVPGFDTLEGPKLYKRNGWYYVFGPAGGVATGWQSVFRARDIRGPYEHRIVLAQGKTAINGPHQGALVDTPAGESWFLHFQDLKAYGRIVHLQPVVWRDDWPVMGNDEDGDGTGDPVLVHPKPRVPAAPLAVPASGDEFDSPSLGRQWQWQANPGENWHSLSARPGWLRLAAQPEPQPGNLYQSPALLLQKFPALSFRVTARVEFAPQTVGESTGLIVFGYAYSWIGLRARDNGLALVWATRPEAAKGAPQEEHLLIERLQSPVWLSVLVHPGARCQFAFSTDGTTFTDTGREFTATEGHWVGAKIGLFAAAPAAAAATGHADFDWFRVQPLQA, encoded by the coding sequence ATGTCCTCCCCAGCCTGGCAACCCGATTGCGGCGACGGTAACTACCGCAATCCCATTCTCCACGCGGATTACTCCGACCCGGACGCCGTGCGTGTGGGCGATGATTTCTATCTCGTTTCCTCGAGCTTCAACTCCGCTCCCGCGCTGCCGGTGCTGCACTCCCGCGACCTGGTCAACTGGCGGATCATCAACCATGCGCTGCCGCGGCTGGTGCCGGCGGATCATTTTTCCGTGCCCCGGCATGGACAGGGCGTGTGGGCACCCTCGATCCGGCATCATGCCGGAAAATTTTGGATCTATTATCCCGACCCGGATTTTGGCATCTATGTGATCACCGCCGAGGATCCGGCCGGGCGCTGGAGCGACCCCGTGCTGGTCAAGGGGGGCAAGGGACTGATCGACCCCTGCCCGCTGTGGGACGAGGACGGCCGGGTGTGGCTCGTGCACGCCTGGGCCCGAAGCCGCGCCGGGATCAAGAACCGCATCACGCTGCTTCGTCTCAGCGCCGACGGCCTCGGGGTGGCCGAAGATTTGGGCGTGATCATTGATGGGGCCAAAGTACCGGTGCCGGGCTTCGACACGCTTGAGGGTCCGAAACTCTACAAGCGCAACGGCTGGTACTATGTGTTCGGTCCGGCGGGCGGCGTCGCCACGGGCTGGCAGTCGGTGTTCCGGGCCCGCGACATCCGGGGGCCCTACGAACACCGTATCGTGCTCGCCCAGGGCAAGACCGCCATCAACGGCCCGCACCAAGGTGCCTTGGTGGACACGCCCGCGGGCGAGTCGTGGTTCCTGCATTTCCAGGACCTGAAGGCCTACGGCCGCATCGTGCATCTTCAGCCTGTCGTCTGGCGCGACGACTGGCCCGTGATGGGCAATGACGAAGACGGTGACGGCACCGGCGATCCGGTGCTGGTGCACCCGAAGCCGCGGGTGCCGGCCGCGCCCTTGGCCGTGCCGGCCTCGGGCGACGAATTCGATTCACCGTCGCTCGGACGGCAGTGGCAATGGCAGGCGAATCCGGGCGAGAACTGGCATTCGCTGAGCGCCCGGCCGGGCTGGCTCCGGCTCGCGGCCCAGCCCGAGCCGCAACCAGGCAACCTTTACCAGTCCCCGGCGTTGCTACTGCAAAAGTTTCCCGCCCTTTCTTTCCGCGTGACGGCGCGCGTCGAGTTCGCCCCGCAAACCGTGGGCGAATCCACCGGCCTGATCGTTTTCGGTTACGCCTACAGCTGGATAGGCCTGCGCGCCCGGGACAACGGCCTTGCCCTGGTCTGGGCCACTCGCCCGGAAGCCGCCAAGGGAGCACCGCAGGAGGAGCATCTGCTGATCGAGCGTCTGCAGAGCCCGGTGTGGCTCAGCGTGCTCGTCCATCCGGGTGCGCGCTGCCAGTTCGCCTTCAGCACCGACGGCACGACGTTCACCGACACCGGCCGGGAGTTCACCGCCACGGAAGGCCATTGGGTGGGTGCCAAGATCGGGCTGTTTGCCGCCGCCCCGGCCGCTGCCGCCGCCACCGGGCACGCCGATTTTGACTGGTTCCGCGTGCAGCCTCTGCAAGCCTAA
- a CDS encoding glycoside hydrolase family 28 protein yields the protein MSPTRHPGLFALLMGCALLLAFVSRSEAALTQPVVPTPPARPVIPATKVSLADFSAVADGETLNTAAFERALAALAERGGGTLVVPSGVWHTGPIRLRSRVNLHLEAGAIIQFSRDHGLYPMRVFDPRGEKQVDTTSPLSGDQLEDIAITGAGVIDGGGDAWRLVKRAKTTEPFWKALVASGGVLNARGDEWWPNRAALDGAAAVQKLEAVGSLNPADYEPYRVFLRPRLLRLLECRRVLIEGVTFRNAPNWTLHPWLCEDVTLRDVKIFNDRWAQNSDALDLESCRRVHVTGCIVDTGDDGLCLKSGKDGVGRRIGVPTEDVLIEDCTVYEGHGGFTIGSEMSGGVRNVLVRNCTFIGTALGLRFKTARGRGGVVENIHVQGIRMTGIEGSAIDFNFFYFSEGQAGAPVPPVTEETPVFRNILFEDIVSRGSKAAFTLRGLPEMPLRDITFRDVALSATTGADLGYGEHIVFERVSIRPQQGPPVRATAMTGSRLDLVP from the coding sequence ATGAGCCCGACACGTCACCCCGGTCTGTTCGCGCTGCTCATGGGCTGCGCCCTGCTGCTCGCCTTCGTTTCCCGATCAGAGGCCGCGCTCACGCAGCCGGTCGTGCCAACTCCGCCCGCCCGGCCGGTTATTCCCGCAACCAAGGTAAGCCTGGCCGATTTTAGTGCGGTGGCTGACGGGGAGACGCTCAATACCGCGGCCTTCGAACGCGCGTTGGCCGCTCTCGCCGAGCGCGGCGGCGGCACGCTCGTGGTCCCGTCCGGAGTCTGGCACACCGGACCGATCCGGTTGCGCAGTCGCGTCAACCTGCACCTCGAGGCCGGCGCCATCATCCAGTTCTCGCGCGACCACGGCCTCTACCCGATGCGCGTCTTCGACCCTCGCGGCGAAAAGCAGGTCGATACCACCTCGCCGCTCTCGGGCGACCAGCTGGAAGACATCGCCATCACGGGCGCCGGGGTGATTGACGGCGGGGGCGACGCTTGGCGGCTCGTGAAACGCGCCAAAACCACCGAGCCTTTTTGGAAAGCGCTCGTGGCCTCCGGCGGTGTGCTCAACGCCCGCGGCGACGAATGGTGGCCAAACCGGGCTGCGCTCGACGGCGCCGCGGCCGTGCAGAAACTGGAAGCCGTTGGTTCACTCAACCCGGCCGATTACGAGCCTTACCGCGTTTTCCTGCGTCCGCGCCTGCTCCGCCTGCTCGAATGCCGGCGCGTGCTGATCGAGGGCGTCACCTTCCGCAATGCACCCAACTGGACCCTCCATCCCTGGCTCTGCGAGGATGTCACCCTGCGCGACGTGAAGATCTTCAACGACCGCTGGGCGCAGAACAGCGATGCCCTCGACCTCGAGTCCTGCCGCCGCGTGCATGTGACCGGCTGCATCGTGGACACGGGCGACGACGGTCTCTGCCTCAAGTCCGGCAAGGATGGCGTCGGCCGACGCATCGGCGTGCCTACCGAGGACGTGCTCATCGAGGACTGCACCGTTTACGAGGGCCACGGCGGTTTCACCATCGGCAGCGAGATGTCCGGCGGCGTGCGCAATGTGCTCGTGCGCAACTGCACCTTCATCGGCACCGCACTCGGCCTGCGCTTCAAGACCGCCCGCGGCCGCGGCGGCGTCGTGGAGAACATTCACGTCCAGGGCATCCGGATGACAGGCATCGAGGGCAGTGCGATCGACTTCAATTTCTTCTATTTCAGCGAAGGCCAGGCCGGCGCGCCGGTTCCGCCGGTCACGGAAGAGACCCCGGTCTTCCGCAACATCCTCTTCGAGGACATTGTCTCGCGCGGATCGAAAGCCGCCTTCACCCTGCGGGGCCTGCCCGAGATGCCGCTCCGCGACATCACCTTCCGCGACGTCGCGCTCTCCGCCACTACCGGCGCCGATCTCGGCTACGGCGAACACATCGTCTTCGAGCGCGTGAGCATTCGCCCGCAGCAGGGCCCGCCGGTCCGGGCGACGGCCATGACCGGCTCCCGCCTCGACCTCGTCCCCTGA
- a CDS encoding LacI family DNA-binding transcriptional regulator, with protein sequence MPPKATLQDVANESGVHRTTVSLALRDHPRIPQATRAKVKAVAARLGYQINPLVAALMQSRRLGKPVKHMTLAYVTNYPTRYGWKPLHHDRPDFFPGAVARARELGYNLEDFWLAEPGMTPARFCDILAARNIHGLIIGRLPPGQHSLQLDWPRFSCVALGMTLRSPVLHHVTENHYETVWQAMQRCLDRGYRRVGFVFSEANDSPRVGDRWLGAFLRQQLAFPVKDRLPICPAIPAGEADFARWFERHRPDAIFATHARPVLGWLKNMGVRVPSDVGLIHLEGLPEGDCSGVRYDPAQIGALAVEMLIGLLHRNETGVPSANQHEVLLTGEWCEGRTLPQRR encoded by the coding sequence ATGCCCCCGAAAGCCACCCTGCAGGATGTCGCCAACGAGTCGGGCGTGCATCGCACGACGGTCTCGCTGGCGTTGCGGGACCATCCGCGCATCCCGCAGGCAACGCGGGCCAAGGTGAAGGCCGTCGCCGCCCGCCTCGGCTACCAAATCAATCCCCTCGTCGCGGCCCTGATGCAGTCGCGCCGACTCGGAAAACCGGTGAAGCACATGACGCTCGCGTATGTGACCAACTACCCGACGCGTTACGGCTGGAAGCCGCTGCATCACGACCGCCCGGACTTCTTCCCCGGAGCCGTGGCCCGGGCGCGCGAGCTCGGCTACAATCTTGAGGACTTCTGGCTCGCCGAGCCGGGCATGACCCCGGCGCGCTTCTGCGACATTCTCGCCGCGCGCAACATCCACGGCCTCATCATCGGCCGCCTGCCGCCCGGCCAGCACTCGCTGCAGCTGGACTGGCCGCGCTTTTCGTGCGTGGCGCTCGGCATGACGCTGCGCTCGCCCGTGCTGCACCATGTGACCGAAAACCATTATGAAACGGTCTGGCAGGCGATGCAGCGTTGCCTGGACCGCGGCTACCGCCGGGTCGGCTTTGTGTTTTCGGAAGCCAATGACAGTCCACGCGTGGGCGACCGCTGGCTGGGGGCGTTCCTCCGTCAGCAGCTCGCCTTTCCGGTGAAGGACCGACTGCCGATCTGCCCTGCCATCCCCGCCGGGGAGGCGGACTTTGCCCGATGGTTTGAGCGTCACCGTCCCGACGCCATTTTCGCCACCCATGCCCGGCCGGTATTGGGTTGGCTGAAAAACATGGGGGTGAGGGTGCCCAGCGACGTGGGCTTGATCCACCTGGAAGGCCTGCCCGAGGGCGACTGCTCCGGCGTGCGCTACGATCCCGCGCAGATCGGGGCGTTGGCGGTCGAAATGCTGATTGGTTTGCTGCACCGCAACGAGACCGGAGTGCCGAGCGCCAACCAGCACGAGGTGCTGCTCACCGGCGAGTGGTGCGAGGGCCGCACGCTGCCCCAGCGGCGCTGA
- a CDS encoding TonB-dependent receptor — protein MKRPTTPDMSRRHRLLAPLCLLLGTSLAIAQTTQPAGPDKAADAKPVPVEAKPATPPAEDKVLELSPFQVTAENNGYYQGNTMSGTRLNSKIEDLGQSITVMTKEQMLDFAMLDINDVFDHMASTEGTGSYSEFVTDRTGAVVDNVSLSPNTANRVRGIGNANIAFNNIEMTGRVPVDPLWMDSLELSRGPNANIFGLGNASGTVNQVPATANVTRDFTKAELRADSYGGWRGSVDVNRQVIEDKLAVRASYAYQHTAFVRKPSGENARRLSLQLKYQPFKNTTLAASWYGYRNSSVRPNFTTPRDHYTDWVDAGRPGWNPVTRLITLANGNVYGNGNVLGSTTPYSGTPAPNANLFLPSWGTESRSPFQIGGAGDAPYWTMARYTSGTLATSDPFGATATGIGLLATNSSDTYSATQQPLYNSVARPIADKSLYDWEEINLAGNSKAWDDVNTYLVQLDQVFISNERQTLAAQVTWMREDVKRLENQPMGPASVNSNVGQLQVDVNTHYLDGTVNPYFGRPYLRSSEPYLRDRPQLWDTTRGQAVYRLDFSRNEGLSKWLGTQQIVGYYEYKNRENRQYQYRHTARGTDKAWQQKYATTLLGTQTSSNINPIYLINGTGIPGNYARLNEQYYVGSTPGGGIEYAPSYFPEGISLPYVWGPNATSMIKDVSVVGWSPAPGGGLHNTNTRVKTTGGLLQSTLFDGKLVGTFGLRNDQVLDRNAPFATLTSDLREYDFAASAAWNPTWRMAEGKTKSMSVVARPFRDLRFLKSEVDGGSGLSRFLAEAVSGLSLTYNKSDNFIAQGPAYDLFLNQLPNQTGTSKDIGFWLTLLDGKLSVRYTKFDTKQLNLRNGDISTMAQRILRYEGFVANDAWNLRTQAANWLRGVNANGVATNAEIAAAIKMPLEQYEGLVKIGANGTYAAVNDAQSKGHELEINYNPTRHWTVSASVTKTQSINTAAGAAVDDYIAARMPVWTSLEDPRYTATTATINGVTVPLAAHTIPTGATGHLLWWNILGAQFGTGPAGAGYNNTNSAATNFAGNVNAPMAVFRALIGRPRPQIREYSAKFSTKYNLAGISENKVLKAMSVGGSVRYASEGSIGFYGKGYTDGMDLTQAANRILELDTNRPIYSPEEYYVDLFVTYNTKLFNDKVRAKFQLNVKNLQESGGNLQPTGAFFDGKTQTYRIVDPRQFILSATFDF, from the coding sequence ATGAAACGACCCACCACCCCTGATATGTCGCGGCGCCACCGCTTGCTGGCCCCGCTCTGCCTGCTGCTCGGCACCTCCCTCGCCATCGCGCAGACCACGCAGCCCGCGGGCCCTGACAAGGCCGCCGACGCGAAACCCGTCCCCGTCGAGGCCAAACCCGCCACGCCCCCGGCCGAGGACAAGGTTTTGGAGCTCTCCCCTTTCCAAGTCACCGCTGAGAACAACGGTTACTATCAGGGCAACACGATGTCCGGCACGCGCCTCAACTCGAAGATCGAGGACCTCGGCCAGTCGATCACCGTGATGACGAAGGAGCAGATGCTCGACTTTGCGATGCTCGACATCAACGACGTGTTCGACCACATGGCGAGCACCGAGGGTACGGGCTCCTATTCCGAGTTCGTCACCGACCGCACCGGCGCCGTGGTGGACAATGTGAGCCTCAGCCCGAACACCGCCAACCGCGTGCGCGGCATCGGCAACGCGAACATCGCCTTCAACAACATCGAGATGACAGGCCGCGTGCCGGTTGATCCGCTCTGGATGGACTCCCTCGAACTGAGCCGCGGACCGAACGCCAACATCTTCGGCCTCGGCAACGCTTCCGGCACCGTCAACCAGGTGCCCGCCACGGCGAATGTGACCCGCGATTTCACCAAGGCCGAGCTTCGAGCTGACAGTTACGGCGGCTGGCGCGGCTCCGTGGACGTGAACCGCCAGGTCATCGAGGACAAGCTGGCCGTGCGCGCGAGCTATGCCTACCAGCATACCGCCTTCGTGCGCAAACCCTCCGGCGAGAACGCCCGCCGCCTGAGCCTCCAGCTCAAGTACCAGCCCTTCAAGAACACCACCCTCGCGGCTTCGTGGTATGGCTACAGGAACTCGTCCGTGCGGCCGAACTTCACCACTCCGCGCGACCACTACACGGATTGGGTCGACGCCGGGCGCCCCGGCTGGAATCCCGTGACCCGCCTGATCACCCTCGCCAACGGAAATGTTTACGGCAACGGCAACGTCCTCGGCTCCACCACGCCCTATTCGGGCACACCCGCACCCAACGCCAACCTGTTCCTGCCCAGCTGGGGCACGGAATCGCGTTCGCCCTTCCAGATCGGCGGCGCGGGGGATGCTCCCTATTGGACCATGGCCCGCTATACCAGCGGAACCCTGGCCACGTCCGACCCGTTTGGCGCCACCGCGACGGGCATCGGCCTGCTCGCCACCAATTCTTCGGACACCTACTCGGCCACGCAACAGCCTCTCTACAACTCCGTGGCCCGGCCCATCGCCGACAAGTCGCTCTACGACTGGGAGGAAATCAACCTCGCCGGCAACAGCAAGGCATGGGACGACGTTAACACCTACCTCGTCCAACTCGACCAGGTTTTCATCAGCAACGAGCGGCAGACCTTGGCGGCTCAAGTCACCTGGATGCGCGAGGATGTGAAGCGGTTGGAAAACCAGCCCATGGGCCCCGCCAGTGTGAACAGCAACGTCGGCCAGCTCCAGGTTGACGTGAACACCCATTATCTGGACGGCACGGTGAATCCCTATTTCGGCCGGCCTTATCTGCGCAGCAGCGAGCCCTACCTGCGCGACCGGCCCCAGCTTTGGGACACCACCCGCGGGCAGGCGGTTTATCGTCTCGATTTCAGCCGGAACGAGGGTCTGAGCAAATGGCTCGGCACCCAGCAGATCGTCGGCTACTATGAATACAAGAATCGGGAAAACCGGCAGTATCAGTATCGGCACACCGCGCGGGGCACGGACAAGGCATGGCAGCAAAAATACGCCACCACGCTGCTGGGCACTCAAACCTCGTCGAACATCAACCCGATCTATCTGATCAACGGCACTGGCATCCCCGGCAACTACGCCCGCCTCAACGAGCAATATTACGTCGGCAGCACGCCCGGCGGCGGCATCGAATACGCCCCGAGCTACTTCCCGGAGGGCATCAGTCTTCCCTACGTGTGGGGCCCCAACGCCACCTCGATGATCAAGGACGTGTCGGTGGTCGGCTGGAGCCCGGCCCCCGGTGGCGGCCTTCACAACACCAACACCCGCGTCAAGACCACGGGTGGCCTGCTCCAGAGCACTCTGTTTGATGGCAAGCTGGTGGGCACCTTCGGCCTCCGCAATGACCAGGTGCTCGACCGCAACGCCCCGTTTGCGACGCTGACCTCCGACCTGCGGGAATACGACTTCGCCGCTTCAGCCGCCTGGAATCCGACCTGGCGCATGGCCGAAGGCAAGACGAAGAGCATGTCAGTCGTGGCCCGCCCCTTCCGGGACCTCCGCTTCCTCAAGTCCGAGGTTGACGGCGGCAGCGGCCTCAGCCGGTTCCTCGCCGAGGCGGTCAGCGGTCTCAGCCTCACCTACAACAAGTCGGACAACTTCATCGCCCAGGGGCCGGCCTACGATCTCTTCCTCAACCAGCTGCCCAACCAGACCGGCACGAGCAAGGACATCGGTTTCTGGCTGACCCTGCTGGATGGCAAGCTCTCCGTCCGCTACACCAAGTTCGACACCAAGCAGCTCAACCTGCGCAACGGCGACATCTCCACCATGGCCCAGCGTATCCTGCGCTATGAGGGCTTTGTCGCGAACGATGCCTGGAACCTGCGGACCCAGGCCGCCAACTGGTTGCGCGGCGTCAACGCCAACGGCGTCGCCACGAACGCCGAAATCGCCGCGGCCATCAAGATGCCCCTCGAGCAATACGAAGGGCTGGTCAAGATCGGCGCCAACGGCACTTATGCCGCGGTCAACGACGCACAGTCCAAGGGCCATGAACTGGAGATCAACTACAACCCCACCCGGCACTGGACGGTCAGCGCCTCGGTTACCAAGACCCAGTCGATCAATACCGCGGCGGGCGCCGCCGTGGACGATTATATCGCCGCGCGCATGCCGGTTTGGACCTCCCTGGAGGATCCGCGTTACACCGCGACCACCGCGACCATCAATGGCGTGACCGTTCCGCTGGCCGCGCACACGATTCCCACCGGCGCCACCGGTCATCTGCTCTGGTGGAACATCCTGGGCGCGCAGTTCGGCACCGGGCCCGCGGGGGCTGGCTACAACAACACCAACTCCGCGGCCACGAACTTCGCGGGCAACGTCAACGCCCCGATGGCCGTCTTCCGCGCGCTGATCGGCCGCCCCCGGCCCCAGATTCGCGAATACTCGGCCAAGTTCAGCACGAAGTATAATCTGGCTGGCATTAGCGAGAACAAGGTCCTCAAGGCCATGAGCGTGGGCGGTTCCGTCCGCTACGCCAGCGAGGGATCCATCGGTTTCTATGGTAAGGGCTACACCGACGGCATGGACCTCACGCAGGCTGCGAACCGCATCCTCGAGCTCGATACCAACCGCCCGATCTACTCGCCCGAGGAGTACTACGTTGACCTCTTCGTGACTTACAACACGAAGCTCTTCAACGACAAGGTGCGCGCCAAGTTCCAGCTCAACGTGAAGAACCTGCAGGAAAGTGGTGGCAACCTCCAGCCGACCGGCGCGTTCTTCGACGGCAAGACCCAAACCTACCGCATCGTCGATCCGCGTCAGTTCATCCTGAGCGCGACGTTTGATTTCTAA